A region from the Prionailurus viverrinus isolate Anna chromosome E2, UM_Priviv_1.0, whole genome shotgun sequence genome encodes:
- the FOXA3 gene encoding hepatocyte nuclear factor 3-gamma codes for MLGSVKMEAHDLAEWSYYPEAGEVYSPVTPVPTMAPLNSYMTLNPLSSPYPPGGLPASPLPSGPLAPPAPAAPLGPAFPGLGASTGGGSSSGYGGPGPGLVHGKEMPKGYRRPLAHAKPPYSYISLITMAIQQAPGKMLTLSEIYQWIMDLFPYYRENQQRWQNSIRHSLSFNDCFVKVARSPDKPGKGSYWALHPSSGNMFENGCYLRRQKRFKLEEKVKKGAGGTSTSRNSAGSAAPATSPRQPQPPPPEPEAQGGEDVGALDCGSPPSSTPYFAGLELPGELKLDAPYNFNHPFSINNLMSEQTPAPPKLDVGFGGYGAEGGEPGVYYQGVYSRSLLNAS; via the coding sequence GTCTACTCACCGGTGACCCCAGTGCCCACCATGGCCCCCCTCAACTCCTACATGACCCTGAACCCTCTGAGCTCTCCCTACCCCCCCGGGGGGCTCCCTGCCTCTCCGCTGCCCTCAGGACCCCTGGCGCCCCCAGCCCCCGCGGCACCCCTGGGGCCCGCCTTCCCGGGCCTGGGTGCCAGCACTGGTGGAGGCAGCAGCTCAGGGTATGggggcccgggcccggggctggTGCACGGGAAGGAGATGCCCAAAGGCTACCGGAGGCCACTGGCCCACGCCAAGCCGCCATATTCCTACATCTCGCTCATCACCATGGCCATCCAGCAGGCGCCGGGCAAAATGCTGACCCTGAGCGAGATCTACCAGTGGATCATGGACCTCTTTCCTTACTACCGGGAGAACCAGCAGCGCTGGCAGAACTCCATCCGCCACTCCCTGTCTTTCAACGACTGCTTCGTCAAGGTGGCGCGCTCCCCAGACAAGCCAGGCAAGGGCTCCTACTGGGCCCTGCACCCCAGCTCAGGTAACATGTTTGAGAATGGCTGCTACCTGCGCCGCCAGAAGCGCTTCAAGCTGGAGGAGAAGGTGAAGAAGGGGGCCGGCGGGACGTCCACCTCCAGGAACAGTGCAGGGTCTGCTGCCCCGGCCACCTCTCCCCgccagccccagcctccaccGCCTGAGCCCGAGGCCCAGGGTGGGGAAGACGTGGGGGCTCTGGACTGTGGCTCTCCCCCTTCGTCCACCCCCTACTTCGCTGGCCTGGAGCTCCCCGgggagctgaagctggatgcacCCTACAATTTCAACCACCCCTTCTCCATCAACAACCTGATGTCGGAACAGACACCAGCACCTCCTAAACTGGACGTGGGGTTTGGGGGCtatggggcagagggtggggagcCTGGGGTGTACTACCAGGGTGTCTATTCCCGCTCTCTGCTTAACGCATCCTAG